The Ranitomeya imitator isolate aRanImi1 chromosome 3, aRanImi1.pri, whole genome shotgun sequence genome has a window encoding:
- the LOC138672283 gene encoding chymotrypsin-like elastase family member 1: MLTFLLLAAFVLGGHCIDYPSYLEDIEDNARVVGGSNAAKNAWPWQVTLQYLSGSSWYHTCGGSLIRANRVLTAAHCVDRSNTFRVVLGDHNLSANDGTEQTISVSGIRIHASWNTNNVAAGYDIAVLHLAASATINSYVKLATLPASGTVLAHNHACIISGWGRTSTGGSLPSILQQAPLPVVAHSTCSTSSYWGSTVKDTMVCAGGNGAQAGCNGDSGGPLNCNVSGAYQVHGVTSFVSSAGCNAYLKPTVFTRVSAYISWINSNV, encoded by the exons ATGTTAACATTCCTTCTACTTGCTGCATTTGTCCTTGGTG GACATTGCATTGATTACCCAAGCTACCTTGAAGACATTGAAGACAATGCACGTGTAGTAGGAGGATCAAATGCAGCGAAAAATGCCTGGCCATGGCAG GTAACTCTCCAGTATCTGTCTGGCAGCAGCTGGTACCACACCTGCGGAGGCTCCCTGATCCGTGCCAACCGCGTGCTGACCGCTGCTCACTGCGTAGACAG AAGCAACACATTCCGCGTGGTGTTGGGAGACCACAACCTGAGCGCTAATGATGGCACCGAACAGACAATCTCAGTGTCAGGAATCCGTATCCACGCAAGCTGGAACACCAACAATGTAGCTGCTGG TTACGATATTGCTGTCCTCCACCTGGCAGCCAGTGCTACTATAAACAGCTATGTGAAACTGGCCACGCTGCCCGCAAGTGGTACCGTCCTTGCCCACAATCATGCCTGCATCATTTCTGGTTGGGGAAGAACCAGCA CTGGCGGCTCTCTGCCATCCATCCTCCAGCAGGCCCCTCTGCCCGTCGTTGCCCACTCTACCTGCTCCACCAGCTCCTACTGGGGCAGCACTGTCAAGGACACCATGGTTTGTGCCGGTGGTAATGGAGCCCAAGCCGGCTGCAAT GGCGATTCTGGTGGACCTCTGAACTGCAACGTCAGTGGTGCCTACCAAGTCCATGGTGTGACCAGCTTTGTGTCTTCCGCGGGATGCAATGCTTACCTGAAGCCCACAGTGTTCACCAGAGTGTCCGCATACATCTCCTGGATCAACAGC aaCGTGTAA